The Gammaproteobacteria bacterium sequence TTGATCCGGCGACAAGCGATATCAAGGAGTGGCGCGTTCCGGGCGGGGACGACGCCCGTCCCTATGGCATGGCCGTCGATGATCGCGACCGCCTGTGGTTTGTCGAAACGGGCCCTAGCCCCAATCGATTTGTGGGGTTTGACCCCGTTACAGAATCGTTTTTTAGTGTTACCGAGATCGCAAGTGGCGGTGGTTCGGTGCGGCACATGTACTATGACAAATCGACCGGAGCAATTTGGTTTGGCACGGATACCAATACGATCGGCCGCGCCCGCATTCCGTAACGCCTTTTCCGCCGCAATTCCAGAAAGACGTAAACGTGGCGCACCCCATCATTCAAGTGCGTTTAGGTACCGGGTGTTGTATCGCCTTCAACGGTTGTTGGTGCCGGCAGAGCGAATAGGAGGATGATATAGCCAACGATGGCCGAACAAACTGAGCCTGTCATGACAGCAAGGCGTATAGCGGGGGCATATTGTGGGTCGGGGAATGCCAACGTGCCGATAAATAAGCTCATGGTAAAGCCTATGCCGGTGAGAATGGCAATGCCATAAATGGCAAGTGAGTTGCTCTCATCCGGCAGCCGTGCTAAGCCAAATCGAATCGCAGCCCACGCGAAACCGAAAACCCCGAGTTGTTTGCCAAGAAAGAGTCCCAGAACAATCCCAAGGGGAATAGGTTGCAGTATGGTGTCTGCGCTCATCCCTTCCACGGAAAATCCCGCATTGGCGAATGCGAATAAGGGGAGCACGCAATAGGCGACCCAGGGATGTAGTGAATTCTCTAGATATCTGAGAGGCGAAATCTCCGTCATATCCTTGGTTTTCAGCGGGATCAATAAGCCAAGTAGGACACCGGCAAGGGTTGCGTGCACGCCCGATTTGACAACACAGATCCAGATGACGATCCCGCCGAGAAGGTAGGGGGTTAAACGCGTCACGCCAGCCATATTGAGCACAATGAGAATGGCTAAGGGAATTGACGCTGCCCAGAGCATCATGGCGGAGAGATCACTCGTATAAAAGAGCCCGATGATGATAATCGCACCCAGATCGTCAAAGACGGCAACAGCGGTCAGAAACACCTTCAAGGCGACAGGCACTCGGCTACCGAGCAACATGAGAACGGCTAACGCGAAGGCGATGTCTGTTGCAGCCGGGATTGCCCAGCCTTTCATTGCAACGGGATCATCCCAATTGAAAATCATATAGATCGCTGCCGGTATGACCATGCCCCCGAGCGCCGCTAACCCCGGCAGGGCGATCTGCGAGGGGCTCGACATCTCCCCCTCCAACACTTCGCGTTTTAACTCG is a genomic window containing:
- the nhaA gene encoding Na+/H+ antiporter NhaA, producing the protein MPINAVKRFLKLESAGGIVLIGAAVIAIVVANSPAQNLYHTFLDVPIGISIGDFGFSKTVLLWINEGLMAIFFLLIGLELKREVLEGEMSSPSQIALPGLAALGGMVIPAAIYMIFNWDDPVAMKGWAIPAATDIAFALAVLMLLGSRVPVALKVFLTAVAVFDDLGAIIIIGLFYTSDLSAMMLWAASIPLAILIVLNMAGVTRLTPYLLGGIVIWICVVKSGVHATLAGVLLGLLIPLKTKDMTEISPLRYLENSLHPWVAYCVLPLFAFANAGFSVEGMSADTILQPIPLGIVLGLFLGKQLGVFGFAWAAIRFGLARLPDESNSLAIYGIAILTGIGFTMSLFIGTLAFPDPQYAPAIRLAVMTGSVCSAIVGYIILLFALPAPTTVEGDTTPGT